Proteins encoded within one genomic window of Hermetia illucens chromosome 2, iHerIll2.2.curated.20191125, whole genome shotgun sequence:
- the LOC119648837 gene encoding pre-rRNA 2'-O-ribose RNA methyltransferase FTSJ3, with translation MGKKAKLGKFRKDKFYKLAKETGFRSRAAFKLIQLNRKFGFLQESQVCIDLCAAPGGWMQVAKQNMPVSSIVIGIDLYPIKPIPGCISLVADITTDKCKTMLNQELKTWKADVVLHDGAPNVGKNWLYDAYQQNCLTLNSVKLASQFLRKGGWFVTKVFRSKDYNALLWVLKQLFKKVHATKPSASRKESAEIFVACQGYLAPDKIDPKLLDVKYVFEELDLDSKAQPSLLHPEKQKRIKAEGYTEKDFSQRTELSVTEFMQSTNGLSALQGISSLIMDHDGVRNHPRTTQEILECCKDIKVLGRKDIKGLLLWWKHIRADLFEKPQEKVEEVEPEPQKELTQDDIENMEFEELEKQIAELADDEARELKRKRKKILKERAKLNEKMNLKMVIKGDEGPREEIDEIFELKNIRTEKELDDIQDVSPDFVVEESKDGLGPLQKYKKYDKDDKSHLDDDGKYDDPNASSSDDDSDSDADLGKKGLGLSDEEDGDKSKSKQKEKKKKPTEHPLLKSGDFRDKDTKRNQRAQLWFEKEKLQNLNDDDEDFDLDRLADEYKTKGVKILSEGKGNSEPSVPIGKKAKRRARHDKDGSESSSDESSSGDESEDETEAPVKKIRLTEEELALGAMMVKGRKTKRDLIDMAWNRYTFDDTNLPVWFVQDEEQHMRKPVPVPAELSEEYEKKVRELNVRPIKKVMEAKARKKRRVVKRIKKAKKQAEQILENADNSAHEKARQLRKLYKKAEGDKKKEISYVVAKKHLASKRVRRPPGVKGHFKVVDPRMKKEKRAQKSRDRKSKKKGKGKGRK, from the exons ATGGGCAAAAAGGCCAAATTAGGAAAGTTCCGGAAGGATAAGTTTTACAAATTAGCCAAGGAAACCG GTTTCAGGTCTCGTGCGGCTTTCAAACTTATCCAGCTCAACAGAAAGTTCGGGTTCCTCCAAGAGAGTCAAGTATGCATCGATTTGTGCGCGGCGCCGGGTGGCTGGATGCAGGTGGCCAAGCAAAACATGCCTGTTTCCTCCATCGTCATAGGAATCGATTTATATCCCATCAAACCAATTCCCGGATGCATTAGCTTAGTTGCCGACATCACCACTGATAAGTGCAAAACAATGCTCAATCAGGAGCTGAAGACATGGAAGGCGGATGTTGTTCTGCACGACGGTGCGCCCAATGTCGGCAAAAACTGGCTCTACGATGCCTACCAGCAAAATTGCCTCACCCTCAACTCGGTGAAATTGGCTTCGCAGTTCCTGCGAAAGGGCGGCTGGTTCGTGACAAAAGTTTTCCGTTCGAAGGATTACAATGCGCTTCTCTGGGTGTTGAAGCAGCTCTTCAAGAAGGTGCACGCCACGAAGCCTAGTGCGTCTCGTAAAGAATCCGCTGAGATATTCGTTGCTTGCCAAGGATACTTGGCGCCGGATAAAATCGATCCGAAACTGCTGGATGTAAAGTATGTGTTTGAGGAGTTGGATCTTGATAGCAAAGCGCAGCCCTCTCTCCTACATCCCGAGAAGCAAAAACGCATCAAAGCGGAGGGTTACACGGAAAAAGACTTTTCTCAGCGCACCGAACTCTCCGTTACGGAGTTCATGCAAAGCACGAATGGACTGTCCGCCCTTCAGGGCATTTCCAGCCTTATAATGGACCACGACGGAGTCCGAAATCATCCCAGAACCACCCAAGAAATCTTGGAATGCTGCAAAGACATCAAAGTTCTCGGTCGAAAAGATATCAAGGGGTTATTGCTCTGGTGGAAGCATATTCGCGCCGATCTATTTGAAAAGCCCCAAGAAAAGGTTGAAGAAGTCGAACCGGAACCTCAGAAAGAACTCACTCAGGATGACATCGAAAATATGGAGTTCGAGGAGCTCGAGAAGCAAATTGCTGAACTGGCTGATGATGAGGCGCGGGAGTTGAAGAGGAAGCGCAAGAAGATATTGAAGGAGCGAGCCAAGCTGAATGAGAAGATGAATCTGAAAATGGTGATTAAAGGAGACGAAGGTCCTCGGGAGGAGATCGATGAGATATTTGAGTTGAAGAATATTCGGACGGAGAAGGAGTTGGATGATATCCAGGACGTGTCACCAGACTTTGTTGTGGAAGAGAGTAAAGATGGTCTTGGTCCTTTGCAGAAGTACAAGAA ATACGACAAGGATGACAAAAGCCACTTGGACGACGATGGCAAATATGATGATCCCAACGCCTCCTCCTCTGACGATGATTCCGATTCAGATGCAGATTTGGGCAAGAAGGGATTAGGCCTAAGTGACGAAGAGGATGGCGACAAAAGCAAGAGCAAgcaaaaagagaagaaaaagaaacccACAGAACATCCATTGCTTAAATCAGGCGATTTCCGCGATAAAGACACAAAGCGCAATCAACGGGCGCAACTTTGGTTTGAGAAGGAGAAGCTTCAAAATTTGAATGACGACGATGAAGACTTTGATTTGGACCGATTGGCTGATGAATATAAAACAAAAGGTGTGAAAATTTTAAGCGAAGGCAAGGGCAATTCCGAGCCCTCTGTCCCAATTGGCAAGAAAGCAAAGAGGCGCGCACGACATGATAAAGATGGATCTGAGTCATCCAGCGATGAATCGAGCTCAGGGGATGAATCCGAAGATGAAACTGAAG CACCTGTTAAAAAAATCCGTTTGACTGAAGAAGAACTAGCGCTCGGCGCAATGATGGTCAAAGGCCGCAAAACCAAGCGTGATCTTATCGATATGGCATGGAATCGATACACATTTGACGATACCAACCTTCCTGTCTGGTTCGTTCAAGATGAAGAGCAACACATGCGTAAACCTGTTCCAGTACCCGCCgaactctccgaggaatacgaaAAGAAAGTACGTGAACTCAATGTCCGGCCAATCAAGAAGGTCATGGAAGCCAAGGCCCGCAAGAAGCGGCGTGTCGTCAAGCgtatcaagaaagctaagaaacAAGCAGAACAGATTTTGGAAAATGCTGATAACTCTGCTCATGAAAAAGCACGTCAATTACGGAAATTGTATAAGAAGGCTGAAGGTGATAAGAAGAAGGAAATATCGTATGTTGTTGCTAAGAAACATTTGGCATCTAAACGTGTGCGACGACCGCCAGGTGTTAAAGGTCATTTCAAGGTGGTCGATCCACGTATGAAGAAGGAGAAACGGGCACAAAAGTCCCGCGATCGCAAGAGTAAGAAGAAAGGAAAGGGAAAGGGAAGAAAATAG